Below is a genomic region from Marinobacter salarius.
TCCTGCAGTTCGGCCAGATCAATGTTCTCGCTCTCCAGCCAGCGGCGGTTGCCCAGGCGCGCGGTTTGTCCATCCAGCTCGCCCTGCACGCCTTTGCCGTTGAGGGCTTCGAAGCGGGTGACATTGTCCGGCGTTGCCCCTTGGTCCTTCGCCTTCGCCATAATGGCTTCGGCCAACGGGTGCTCCGAGTGTTGTTCCAGACCGGCGGCCAGGGCCAGCAACCTGCCGGTATCGCCGTCGGTGGCATGGAAACGGGTTACGGCCGGGTGACCCTCGGTAATGGTGCCAGTCTTGTCCAGGATCACCAGATCCAGCTTGCCGGCCGTCTGCAGGGCGTCCCCCTGGCGAATCAGCGCGCCGTATTCGGCCGCCTTTCCGACGCCCACCATCACTGACATAGGCGTGGCAAGCCCAAGGGCACAGGGGCAGGCGATGATCAGAACTGTTGTCGCGGCCACCATCATGTGAACCACGGCCGGTTCCGGCCCGACGTTGTACCAGACCAGTGCCGATACCACGGCAATCAGCATCACGCTGGGTACGAAAATCGAGGAAATCCTGTCTGCCAGGCGGCCGATAGCGGGCTTGGAGCCCTGGGCCTTTTTCACCAAACGGATGATTTGTGCGAGGGCGGTTTCGCTGCCGACGCGGGTGGCCTTGTAGATAATGGAGCCATGGGTGTTGATGGTGCCGGCGGACACTTCGTCGCCCTCGCCCTTGCTGACAGGCATGGGCTCGCCGGTGAGCATGCTTTCATCAACGCGGGTGCTGCCTTCGGTAATCTCCCCGTCCACCGGGAGTTTTTCACCCGGACGAACGCGGATGTGATCACCCGCCCGAACCTGTTCCACCGGCAGATCCTGCTCCTCGCCATCACGGATTACGCGTGCGGTTTTGGCGCGCAGATCCAACAGCCGGCGCACGGCTTCCGAGGTCTTGCCCTTGGCGCGAAGCTCCAGTGCCTGCCCCAGATTGATCAGGCCGATAATCATCGCTGACGCCTCAAAATACACGTGCCGTGCCATTTCCGGCAGTGCATCCGGGATGCTGGCTACCGTCATGGAATAGACCCAGGCAGTGCCGGTCCCCAAGGCGATCAGCGTATCCATGTTGGCATTGTGGTGCCGGAACGCTTTCCACGCGCCGGAGAAAAAGTGACCACCGGTGACAGCCATGACGCCCAGGGTGACCACGCCAAGGGTCAGCCAGATCGGTTGGTTCTCGCTGGTCACCATCATGGTGCCAAAACCCATGCCCCAGATCATCAGACCGAGACCAAGGCCCAGACTGACAGCCATCTTCACCAGCAGGGTCTTGTACTGCTTACGATCCTCCTCCTGCTTGCGGTCGTCCGCCGCGTCAGGGTCTTCGATTTGGCTGGCTCCATAGCCGGAGCTTTCCACCGCCCTGATCAGAGCCTGCGGGTCAGCATGCCCGGTCGCCGTGGCAGTTCGGTCGGCCAGGTTCATGTGAGCGCCGGTGATGCCGTCCACCGATTTCAGGGCACTCTCAATCGTATTCACGCAGGAGGCACAGTTGGCGCCGGTAACGGCCAGTTGAATCTGGCCGTCGTTCAAATCGGTTTTCTCATTCATCGAGTCTTACTCCTTCCAACCGTCGTCCGGCAGGGATTCATCCCAATGTTCAATCAGCCTGCATATCGTGTGTCCGTCCGGCGTGCCGTCCGGCATATCCTGCCAGGCGGACAGCGCGGCGGTCATACGACTACGCAGTTGCTGTAACTCGGCAATCTCACGCTCCACTTCCACCAGCCGCTGCTGGAACACGTCCCGCACCATCGGGCAGGGCGAATGATGGTCATCTGCCTGCTCCAGAATCTGTCGTATTTCCGGCAGTGAAAATCCGAGTTGCCGGGCTTTGCGGGCAAATCGAAGGCGACGCAAATCCTCAGAATCGTACTGTTGATAATTGTTGTCGGGGTTCCGAGTAGGTTTTAGCAGTCCTTCCCGGGTGTAGAATCTAACCGTATCCGGATTTACACCAGCGCCTACAGCAATCTCTTTAACTTTCATAAGCCAGATCGCTACCAATCAAGTTGATCGAGTGGGTGGCTGAAACCTTCTTCCGAAACTGTGCGGAGCCATGGATGGCGTAGCCCAAGCGTACATGG
It encodes:
- a CDS encoding heavy metal translocating P-type ATPase — its product is MNEKTDLNDGQIQLAVTGANCASCVNTIESALKSVDGITGAHMNLADRTATATGHADPQALIRAVESSGYGASQIEDPDAADDRKQEEDRKQYKTLLVKMAVSLGLGLGLMIWGMGFGTMMVTSENQPIWLTLGVVTLGVMAVTGGHFFSGAWKAFRHHNANMDTLIALGTGTAWVYSMTVASIPDALPEMARHVYFEASAMIIGLINLGQALELRAKGKTSEAVRRLLDLRAKTARVIRDGEEQDLPVEQVRAGDHIRVRPGEKLPVDGEITEGSTRVDESMLTGEPMPVSKGEGDEVSAGTINTHGSIIYKATRVGSETALAQIIRLVKKAQGSKPAIGRLADRISSIFVPSVMLIAVVSALVWYNVGPEPAVVHMMVAATTVLIIACPCALGLATPMSVMVGVGKAAEYGALIRQGDALQTAGKLDLVILDKTGTITEGHPAVTRFHATDGDTGRLLALAAGLEQHSEHPLAEAIMAKAKDQGATPDNVTRFEALNGKGVQGELDGQTARLGNRRWLESENIDLAELQEEANAITAEAGTPLFLALGNQALGVVGVADAVKQDSEAAIRRLHDAGIRVMMVTGDIDGTARAIAEKTGIDDYRAEVLPEDKATIVSEMRGKGYTVAMVGDGINDAPALAAADVGFAIGTGTDVAIESAGITLMRGSLHGVADAIEISRATVRNIHQNLFGAFAYNSLGIPVAAGLLYPLWGILMSPILAGAAMSLSSVTVVTNANRLRLFKTTSNAGKEGNQ
- a CDS encoding MerR family transcriptional regulator — translated: MKVKEIAVGAGVNPDTVRFYTREGLLKPTRNPDNNYQQYDSEDLRRLRFARKARQLGFSLPEIRQILEQADDHHSPCPMVRDVFQQRLVEVEREIAELQQLRSRMTAALSAWQDMPDGTPDGHTICRLIEHWDESLPDDGWKE